In Nomascus leucogenys isolate Asia chromosome 6, Asia_NLE_v1, whole genome shotgun sequence, one DNA window encodes the following:
- the ANKRD34C gene encoding ankyrin repeat domain-containing protein 34C yields MMDDDTELRTDGNSLLKAVWLGRLRLTRLLLEGGAYINESNDKGETALMVACITKHVDQQSISKSKMVKYLLDNRADPNIQDKSGKTALIHACIRRAGGEVVSLLLENGADPSLEDRTGASALVYAINADDKDALKHLLDACKAKGKEVIIITTDKSSSGTKTTKQYLNVPPSPKVEDRHSPPLCASPSDIELKAPGLDSPLTEKEDDFFSLQAGHPSSCNTSKAVNEPGSPTRKVSNLKRARLPQLKRLQSEPWGLIAPSVLAASMRQDETRGASTDSEVIKSISDISFPKRGPLSRTNSIDSKDPTLFHTVTEQVLKIPVSSAPASWKAAYEKGQAPHPRLARRGTLPVDQEKCGMGPSGPSALKEPASLKWLENDLYDLDIQPGPDPPNSISLESGKGPLDRKKLNSSHLSLFHGSPESLDTVPSTSPSSARRRPPHLLERRGSGTLLLDRISHTRPGFLPPLNVNLNPPIPDIRSSSKPSSPLASGLKSMVPVAPSSPKRVDLRSKKKLLRRHSMQIEQMKQLSDFEEIMT; encoded by the coding sequence ATGATGGATGATGACACTGAATTAAGGACTGACGGAAATTCTTTGTTAAAGgctgtgtggctggggaggctcaggttgaccaggctgctcttggaAGGGGGAGCTTATATCAATGAAAGCAATGACAAGGGCGAAACAGCTCTCATGGTGGCGTGCATCACCAAGCATGTGGACCAGCAAAGCATCAGCAAGTCCAAGATGGTGAAGTACCTGCTGGACAACAGGGCAGACCCCAATATCCAAGATAAGTCTGGCAAGACTGCCCTCATCCACGCCTGTATCAGAAGAGCTGGGGGAGAAGTGGTCTCCTTATTACTGGAGAATGGAGCAGACCCCAGCCTTGAAGATCGCACTGGGGCTTCGGCTCTGGTTTATGCAATAAATGCAGATGACAAGGATGCATTGAAACATCTCCTTGATGCCTGCAAAGCCAAAGGGAAGGAGGTGATTATTATAACAACAGATAAATCGTCTTCAGGCACCAAAACCACCAAACAGTATCTTAATGTCCCTCCTTCACCCAAAGTAGAAGACAGGCATTCACCTCCACTGTGTGCATCTCCCTCTGACATAGAGCTGAAGGCTCCAGGCCTGGACTCTCCACTCACTGAGAAGGAAGATGACTTCTTCAGCCTCCAAGCAGGGCATCCAAGCAGTTGTAACACCTCCAAGGCTGTTAATGAGCCTGGGTCACCCACCAGGAAAGTCAGTAATCTCAAAAGGGCCCGTTTGCCCCAGCTGAAGAGGCTCCAGTCTGAACCTTGGGGCCTGATCGCACCCTCGGTGCTGGCAGCCTCAATGCGTCAGGACGAGACCCGTGGTGCCAGCACAGACAGTGAGGTCATCAAGAGCATCAGTGATATATCCTTCCCTAAAAGGGGGCCACTCTCCAGAACCAACAGTATCGATAGCAAAGACCCCACCCTCTTTCACACAGTCACAGAGCAGGTTCTGAAGATTCCAGTCTCTTCAGCACCGGCATCCTGGAAAGCAGCCTATGAAAAAGGTCAGGCTCCCCACCCACGTCTGGCCAGGAGAGGAACTCTCCCTGTTGACCAAGAGAAATGTGGTATGGGTCCATCAGGACCCTCTGCTCTCAAAGAGCCAGCATCCCTCAAATGGCTGGAAAATGACCTCTATGACTTAGATATACAGCCAGGGCCTGACCCTCCCAACTCCATTTCCCTTGAATCCGGCAAAGGACCTTTAGATAGAAAGAAGCTCAACAGCTCTCACTTGTCTCTTTTCCATGGCTCTCCGGAGTCCCTGGACACTGTACCTAGCACATCCCCCAGCTCAGCACGCCGCAGGCCGCCACATCTTCTAGAACGACGAGGTTCCGGAACTCTGCTCCTTGATCGCATTTCTCACACTAGGCCTGGCTTCCTGCCGCCTTTAAATGTGAATCTGAACCCGCCTATTCCGGATATTAGATCTAGCAGCAAACCTTCTTCCCCTCTTGCTAGTGGCTTAAAATCTATGGTTCCTGTTGCTCCAAGTTCACCAAAGAGAGTTGACTTAAGAAGTAAAAAGAAGCTCCTCAGAAGGCATTCTATGCAAATTGAACAAATGAAACAGCTGTCTGATTTTGAAGAAATCATGACCTAG